In Microbacterium sp. SLBN-146, one genomic interval encodes:
- a CDS encoding PspC domain-containing protein translates to MTESPAETDAAPAAHPGPPPAPPLGAPTGGDRFFAWLRGLGLIRADGWIGGVCAGIAERIGIDPVIVRGIFVVAALFSLPMFLVYAIGWALLPDTAGRIHAQELLRRRFDPAMVGIGLLLLLSVFPVTQSFFGVVLPFGYIVPGYSQLSPLAVLANVAVVAVILVLIFLAVRSSRRAAPTGGVPASHPRTASADPGAALAVDRSGVDAHAGPAEDAGASMAGSAPLPPAPAAPDASPDDLAQWRIQHDAWRAQDDAWRRQQKDAEAAAREQARAERSAAAAAFAAEAAERRRLRRLTNPRTSVAFVALVIGAALVVGASTALIVGATEDANVAVAGGLLSGTVVLGLGMVVAGIRRRRSGFLAFLTTALLVAGAATAVPAATQGLAFGYTYVSNADPRSFTQVWGDLSVDVWGSGGGAPIDIVKRNGSTRVVVGVDSLADLDVSGVDVITWTSFDVETGEFIEDGTWTASAGSGREPRIVRSIDTTDADTPRPEAQVIRLEQPGGHVHVEIYENAPEER, encoded by the coding sequence ATGACCGAATCTCCCGCCGAGACGGATGCTGCACCCGCCGCTCATCCCGGACCGCCACCTGCTCCGCCCCTCGGCGCCCCGACGGGCGGCGACCGCTTCTTCGCGTGGCTCCGCGGCCTCGGCCTGATCCGCGCCGACGGCTGGATCGGCGGGGTGTGCGCGGGGATTGCGGAGCGGATCGGCATCGACCCGGTCATCGTGCGGGGCATCTTCGTCGTCGCGGCTCTCTTCTCGCTGCCGATGTTCCTCGTCTACGCGATCGGCTGGGCTCTCCTCCCCGACACGGCTGGTCGCATCCACGCGCAGGAGCTCCTCCGCCGCCGCTTCGATCCCGCGATGGTCGGCATCGGACTCCTCCTGCTCTTGAGCGTGTTCCCCGTGACGCAGTCGTTCTTCGGGGTCGTGCTCCCGTTCGGCTACATCGTGCCGGGGTACTCCCAGCTGTCCCCGCTGGCGGTCCTCGCGAACGTCGCCGTCGTCGCCGTCATCCTCGTTCTCATCTTCCTCGCCGTGCGCTCCTCGCGCCGCGCGGCTCCGACCGGCGGCGTGCCCGCCTCTCATCCGCGAACGGCTTCCGCGGATCCGGGCGCCGCCCTCGCCGTCGACCGTTCGGGTGTCGACGCGCATGCGGGTCCGGCCGAAGACGCGGGGGCGTCGATGGCCGGATCCGCCCCTCTTCCTCCTGCGCCGGCGGCACCGGACGCATCGCCCGACGATCTCGCGCAGTGGCGCATCCAGCACGACGCGTGGCGCGCGCAGGATGACGCGTGGCGCCGCCAGCAGAAGGATGCCGAAGCCGCCGCCCGCGAGCAGGCGCGCGCGGAGCGTTCCGCCGCGGCAGCTGCCTTCGCCGCAGAGGCGGCGGAGCGACGCCGCCTCCGGCGCCTGACGAATCCTCGGACGAGCGTCGCCTTCGTCGCGCTCGTCATCGGCGCGGCACTCGTGGTCGGCGCATCGACGGCCCTCATCGTGGGCGCGACGGAGGATGCGAACGTCGCGGTGGCCGGTGGGCTGCTGTCGGGCACGGTCGTGCTGGGACTCGGAATGGTCGTCGCCGGTATCCGGCGCCGGCGAAGTGGGTTCCTCGCATTTCTCACGACAGCCCTCCTCGTCGCGGGTGCGGCCACGGCCGTTCCGGCGGCGACGCAGGGACTCGCGTTCGGGTACACGTACGTGAGCAACGCCGATCCCCGCAGTTTCACGCAGGTGTGGGGAGACCTCTCCGTCGATGTGTGGGGTTCCGGGGGCGGAGCACCGATCGACATCGTCAAGCGCAACGGTTCGACGAGGGTCGTGGTCGGTGTCGACTCGCTCGCCGACCTCGACGTGTCGGGTGTCGACGTCATCACGTGGACGAGCTTCGACGTGGAGACCGGCGAGTTCATCGAGGACGGCACCTGGACGGCGAGCGCCGGCTCCGGTCGAGAGCCGCGGATCGTCCGCTCCATCGACACGACGGATGCCGACACCCCTCGCCCCGAGGCACAGGTGATCCGCCTCGAACAGCCGGGCGGACACGTACATGTCGAGATTTACGAGAACGCACCGGAGGAACGATGA
- a CDS encoding ABC transporter permease produces MTTTDTAVTANPARDTWNVLTRELRPVLRDPFTLIFSLVQPLVFLGLFAPLLVGSSGQPVGETLQWFVPGVLVMIVLFGTGAVGSNLQYEMMTGSHERTLVAPLSRSSLLVGRALKEVAPIVVQALIIVLIAWPFGFTIHGMGLIVGLALLAVFGIGLGSLSYSLALATKDREWLFWGVQQTLIFPLLILSGMLLPLDEGPGWMRAVATVNPVNWVVQAERALFAGDFANVTVLWGWVAAVALALVGLSVGIRSMRRSS; encoded by the coding sequence ATGACCACCACCGACACCGCCGTCACGGCGAACCCCGCACGCGACACCTGGAACGTCCTCACGCGCGAACTCAGGCCCGTCCTGCGTGATCCCTTCACCCTCATCTTCAGCCTCGTGCAGCCGCTCGTCTTCCTCGGGCTGTTCGCCCCGCTGCTGGTCGGCTCGTCCGGTCAGCCCGTCGGTGAGACGCTGCAGTGGTTCGTTCCGGGCGTGCTCGTCATGATCGTCCTCTTCGGAACCGGCGCGGTGGGCTCCAACCTCCAGTACGAGATGATGACGGGCTCCCACGAACGGACGCTCGTCGCACCGCTCTCGCGCTCGTCGCTGCTCGTCGGGCGCGCGCTGAAAGAGGTGGCTCCCATCGTCGTGCAGGCGCTCATCATCGTCCTGATCGCGTGGCCGTTCGGCTTCACGATCCACGGGATGGGGCTCATCGTCGGCCTCGCGCTGCTCGCCGTCTTCGGGATCGGACTCGGGTCGCTCTCCTACTCGCTCGCCCTCGCGACGAAGGATCGCGAGTGGCTGTTCTGGGGTGTGCAGCAGACGCTCATCTTCCCGCTCCTCATCCTGTCGGGCATGCTTCTGCCGCTCGACGAGGGTCCCGGCTGGATGCGCGCCGTCGCGACCGTCAACCCCGTCAACTGGGTGGTCCAGGCCGAGCGCGCGCTCTTCGCGGGCGATTTCGCGAACGTCACCGTGCTGTGGGGGTGGGTCGCGGCGGTCGCACTGGCGCTCGTGGGCCTGTCGGTCGGCATCCGTTCGATGCGCCGCAGCAGCTGA
- a CDS encoding ATP-binding cassette domain-containing protein, translating into MPNDTIIEAIGLTKRFTVKKKTVEAVTDLTFRVARGELVAFLGPNGAGKSTSLRMLTTLIPPSSGTARVVGHDILRQSADVRARIGYVGQLTSGSFSQRVRDELLSQGAFYGISPAASRVRADQLIDSLDLTSFATRSVQQLSGGQKRRLDIALGLMHAPPLIFLDEPSTGLDPQSRANLWQHILDLRREHGTTVFLTTHYLEEADRYAERVMVMDRGRVIADDTAARLKADLAGDVLTLGFASSGDAERGLAVVGALTDRAVRADGDVITVTAPDGDVLLPEAVRRLDAAGLRVERATGVPPTLDDVFLALTGRTLREAGEGAADEEDAVAEPADTGATADDTRTTGAQR; encoded by the coding sequence ATGCCGAACGACACCATCATCGAAGCGATCGGACTCACGAAGCGCTTCACCGTGAAGAAGAAGACCGTCGAGGCGGTCACGGACCTCACCTTCCGGGTCGCGCGCGGCGAGCTCGTCGCGTTCCTGGGCCCCAACGGCGCGGGCAAGTCCACGAGCCTGCGCATGCTCACGACCCTCATCCCACCGTCGTCGGGAACGGCGCGTGTCGTCGGTCACGACATCCTGCGTCAGTCCGCCGACGTGCGGGCGCGCATCGGGTACGTCGGACAGCTCACGAGCGGCAGCTTCTCGCAGCGCGTCCGCGACGAGCTGCTGAGCCAAGGGGCCTTCTACGGGATCTCGCCCGCGGCATCGCGTGTGCGCGCCGACCAACTGATCGATTCGCTCGATCTGACATCGTTCGCGACCCGTTCGGTCCAGCAGTTGTCGGGCGGACAGAAGAGGCGCCTGGACATCGCGCTCGGGCTCATGCACGCGCCGCCCCTCATCTTCCTCGACGAGCCGTCGACGGGTCTCGACCCGCAGAGCCGCGCGAATCTGTGGCAGCACATCCTCGATCTGCGACGTGAGCACGGCACGACGGTCTTCCTCACGACGCACTACCTCGAGGAGGCCGACCGCTACGCCGAGCGCGTCATGGTGATGGACCGCGGACGTGTCATCGCCGATGACACCGCGGCACGGCTCAAGGCCGACCTCGCGGGCGACGTGCTGACGCTCGGGTTCGCGTCTTCCGGCGACGCTGAACGCGGTCTCGCGGTGGTCGGCGCGCTGACCGACCGTGCCGTCCGCGCCGACGGAGACGTCATCACCGTGACGGCGCCCGACGGCGATGTGCTCCTCCCCGAGGCGGTCCGTCGACTCGACGCGGCGGGCCTCCGCGTCGAACGGGCCACGGGCGTCCCGCCGACGCTCGACGACGTCTTCCTCGCCCTCACGGGACGCACACTCCGCGAGGCGGGAGAGGGGGCCGCTGACGAAGAGGATGCCGTGGCGGAACCCGCCGACACAGGAGCGACCGCAGACGACACCCGCACGACAGGAGCCCAGCGATGA
- a CDS encoding MFS transporter — translation MSSRRGALLPLVAIILTALNLRTAVTGFTPLLEMIGADLGFGPSLFGVLGTIVTASFAVFGLLAATVARRIGLERALTLAVFLTTAGIVLRALSPDAGMLVLSTVIASVGVGASNVLVIPLVKKYFASRLKSMSSLYIALLQVGQFVAPLIAVPIALAVGWRWAIGMWAILTAIAVVLWALLAVRARGERAPETAAPPRLRGAWRTPLLWAMVLLLGMTSLNVYAIITWLPAILVDAGADPTSGGALLSLFSVFGLLAAFIVPPLTIRLRNPFGIVVVCVALMAAGYIGLLVAPGDGVVAWVVLLGLGVSTFPLCLTLVNVRTRTTEGSTALSGAMQGIGYGIACIGPLCIGLLYEASGSWTSSYVVLFVSLAVMLVSGFVACRPSALEDQVASRQERVPVG, via the coding sequence ATGTCTTCCCGCCGAGGTGCGCTGCTGCCTCTCGTCGCCATCATCCTGACGGCGCTGAACCTGCGTACGGCCGTCACGGGGTTCACACCGCTGCTCGAGATGATCGGCGCCGATCTCGGGTTCGGGCCGTCGCTCTTCGGGGTGCTCGGAACGATCGTCACGGCCTCCTTCGCCGTCTTCGGCCTCCTCGCCGCGACGGTCGCCCGGCGGATCGGCCTGGAGCGCGCCCTCACGCTCGCGGTCTTCCTGACGACGGCCGGCATCGTCCTGCGTGCCCTGTCGCCCGACGCCGGGATGCTCGTGCTCTCTACCGTCATCGCGTCGGTCGGGGTCGGAGCATCCAATGTGCTCGTGATTCCGCTCGTGAAGAAGTACTTCGCCTCGCGGCTCAAGTCGATGAGCTCGCTGTACATCGCTCTCCTCCAGGTCGGGCAGTTCGTCGCGCCTCTCATCGCGGTGCCCATCGCCCTTGCCGTCGGCTGGCGCTGGGCGATCGGCATGTGGGCGATCCTCACGGCGATCGCCGTCGTGCTGTGGGCGCTCCTCGCGGTGCGGGCGAGGGGCGAGCGGGCGCCCGAGACCGCGGCGCCCCCGCGCCTCCGCGGCGCGTGGCGGACGCCGCTCCTGTGGGCGATGGTGCTGCTGCTCGGGATGACAAGTCTCAACGTCTACGCGATCATCACGTGGCTCCCCGCCATCCTGGTCGATGCGGGTGCCGACCCCACCTCGGGTGGCGCGCTCCTGTCGCTGTTCTCGGTGTTCGGGCTTCTCGCGGCCTTCATCGTGCCGCCCCTCACGATCCGCTTGCGGAACCCCTTCGGCATCGTCGTGGTGTGCGTCGCGCTCATGGCCGCCGGATACATCGGGCTGCTGGTCGCTCCCGGCGACGGCGTCGTCGCGTGGGTCGTGCTGCTGGGCCTCGGCGTCAGCACGTTCCCGCTGTGCCTCACTCTCGTCAACGTCCGCACACGAACGACGGAGGGTTCGACGGCCCTCTCGGGGGCGATGCAGGGGATCGGCTACGGCATCGCGTGCATCGGCCCGCTCTGCATCGGACTGCTGTACGAGGCATCCGGCTCGTGGACGAGCTCCTACGTCGTGCTGTTCGTGAGCCTCGCCGTCATGCTCGTGAGCGGCTTCGTCGCGTGCCGGCCGAGCGCGCTCGAGGACCAGGTCGCGAGCCGGCAGGAGCGCGTGCCCGTCGGGTGA
- a CDS encoding FadR/GntR family transcriptional regulator, translating to MNSLDSSAMRPPVGTPMSTAEWVTDLFHDEIASGRWRVGERIPTETELMAWVGAGRNTVREAIQSLVQAGLVSKQQGRGTFVIAGSELVRSVTRRASRARRRDGLELRAAIDGAASALAARRRTDADIEQLRALLAARTEAWASGRADDRIDADIALHRAIITATHNELFADLYDGLAPLFERVLVDDVTHDEDPHAEQHIRLIEAIIAQDATGAEAVVSELLAPLVAAASDPE from the coding sequence ATGAATTCGCTCGACTCTAGCGCGATGCGCCCGCCCGTGGGAACGCCGATGAGCACGGCGGAGTGGGTGACCGACCTCTTCCACGATGAGATCGCCTCGGGTCGCTGGCGAGTCGGAGAGCGCATCCCGACCGAGACCGAGCTCATGGCTTGGGTCGGGGCGGGCCGCAACACCGTGCGGGAGGCCATCCAGTCGCTCGTGCAGGCGGGGCTCGTCAGCAAACAGCAGGGTCGCGGAACGTTCGTCATCGCGGGGTCCGAACTCGTGCGATCGGTCACACGGCGAGCGTCGCGAGCTCGGCGGCGCGACGGCCTCGAGTTGCGCGCGGCGATCGACGGCGCGGCATCCGCTCTGGCCGCCCGTCGGCGCACCGACGCCGACATCGAACAGCTCCGCGCCCTGCTCGCCGCGCGGACAGAGGCGTGGGCATCGGGCCGCGCCGACGACCGGATCGACGCAGACATCGCGCTTCACCGAGCCATCATCACCGCGACGCACAACGAGCTGTTCGCCGATCTCTACGACGGACTTGCGCCGCTGTTCGAGCGTGTGCTCGTCGATGACGTGACCCACGACGAAGACCCGCATGCCGAGCAGCACATCCGCCTCATCGAGGCGATCATCGCGCAGGATGCCACCGGCGCCGAAGCCGTCGTCAGCGAGCTGCTCGCTCCGCTCGTCGCCGCGGCATCCGATCCGGAGTGA
- a CDS encoding WYL domain-containing protein, whose amino-acid sequence MSDTTTRALSLLNLLQTHRHWPGSEIAARLGVTERTVRRDVERLRDLGYRIESTPGAAGGYRLEAGSAVPPLLLTDDEAVAMAIGLRVAASQRLVSGPETTITALAKLEQVLPAPLRRRVAALVESVQPAGINAGAAVSSEILGELALACRDHERVRFSYEAASGEVTRRRVEPHALAPAERHWYLLCWDLDKADWRTFRVDRLSAVEHTRVLFEPRPLTPEQIEEFILVARSWVRQAVEADAVMELPIDDMRAAFGQWGQGATAEDASHTRWPVGGADFRETMYGLSWIPAGVEYTTNLAEPARSDLRETLERMLRALSA is encoded by the coding sequence ATGTCCGATACGACCACCCGGGCGCTGTCCCTCCTCAATCTCCTCCAGACGCACCGTCACTGGCCCGGATCGGAGATCGCCGCGCGGCTCGGCGTCACGGAGCGCACGGTGCGGCGAGACGTCGAGCGGCTCCGTGATCTCGGCTACCGCATCGAGTCGACCCCCGGAGCCGCGGGGGGCTATCGACTCGAAGCCGGAAGCGCCGTGCCCCCTCTTCTCCTCACCGACGACGAAGCCGTCGCGATGGCGATCGGGCTGCGGGTCGCGGCATCCCAACGACTCGTTTCGGGTCCTGAGACGACGATCACGGCGCTCGCGAAACTCGAGCAGGTCCTGCCCGCTCCCCTGCGTCGCCGCGTGGCGGCCCTCGTCGAGTCCGTACAGCCGGCCGGCATCAACGCAGGAGCCGCCGTCTCGAGCGAAATCCTCGGCGAGCTAGCGCTCGCGTGCCGCGACCACGAACGCGTGCGCTTCTCGTACGAGGCCGCGTCGGGCGAGGTGACGAGGCGTCGGGTCGAGCCGCACGCGCTCGCGCCCGCCGAGCGCCACTGGTACCTGCTGTGTTGGGACCTCGACAAAGCGGACTGGCGCACCTTCCGCGTCGATCGCCTCAGCGCCGTCGAGCACACACGCGTGCTGTTCGAGCCGCGTCCCCTGACGCCGGAGCAGATCGAGGAGTTCATCCTCGTCGCGCGTTCGTGGGTGCGTCAGGCCGTCGAAGCGGATGCCGTCATGGAGCTCCCGATCGACGACATGCGCGCCGCCTTCGGCCAATGGGGCCAGGGCGCGACCGCTGAGGACGCGTCGCATACGCGCTGGCCGGTGGGCGGCGCGGACTTCCGCGAGACCATGTACGGCCTGTCGTGGATCCCCGCGGGCGTGGAGTACACGACGAACCTCGCCGAGCCCGCCCGCTCCGACCTGCGTGAGACCCTCGAACGCATGCTCCGTGCCCTCTCCGCCTGA
- a CDS encoding serine hydrolase, which yields MSRTRSGLVRAATVPTVIALALGATACTVDTSAEPASSSGPAVALGDAPGQDVVDLYTDRDTAVSAAVDALPDYIEEALEQTGVPGAAVAVVSDGEVVFEEGYGVRDLTTEEPVTVDTVFQIASLSKPLSSSIVAKAITEDAGLSWDDPVVDYLPAFALNDPYVTEHGKIADYFSHRTGLPTGSGDDLEDIGFDVDYIMAHMDQIPLASFRDTYQYSNFGLTVGGEAVAASRGQTWAETAEELLFVPLGMTSTTTVHDDYLAADDRAAMHARTGEGQYEQLFDRNADAEAPAGGVASTAGDIAKWMTMVLADGEVDGVEFIDPLVLAKTYSAHSITGGDAKNLTSRTSHYGFGTNVGTTVTGRVNINHSGAFGWGASTNATMIPDLNLGIVVLTNGAPAGVPEAIVSEFLDLVQFGEETRPWLDFWSPIFAPFADPAGDLVGEDPPADAAAAGPAADYVGTYASPYFGDFVVSEENGTLTGALGPDGGYTFEIDPWNGDTLSFVPTGENALPGSLSSAVFVREGDQITGVTLTYFNVFPGPGQEPNGLGVFTRTS from the coding sequence ATGAGCAGGACAAGATCGGGCCTTGTACGCGCTGCCACTGTGCCGACGGTGATCGCGCTCGCGCTGGGGGCCACGGCCTGCACGGTGGACACATCCGCCGAACCGGCATCCTCCTCCGGGCCCGCCGTCGCACTCGGCGACGCGCCCGGCCAAGACGTCGTGGACCTCTACACGGATCGCGACACCGCGGTGTCGGCGGCCGTCGATGCGCTGCCGGACTACATCGAGGAGGCGCTCGAACAGACGGGAGTCCCCGGCGCAGCGGTCGCAGTCGTCTCGGACGGTGAGGTCGTGTTCGAAGAGGGATACGGCGTACGCGACCTGACGACGGAGGAACCCGTCACCGTGGACACCGTGTTCCAGATCGCGTCTCTTTCGAAGCCCTTGTCGTCGAGCATCGTGGCGAAGGCGATCACCGAAGATGCCGGGCTCTCGTGGGACGATCCGGTCGTCGACTACCTTCCCGCGTTCGCGCTCAACGATCCGTACGTGACCGAGCACGGCAAGATCGCCGACTACTTCTCTCACCGCACCGGTCTCCCGACCGGATCCGGCGATGACCTCGAGGACATCGGCTTCGATGTCGACTACATCATGGCCCACATGGACCAGATCCCTCTCGCGTCGTTCCGTGACACCTACCAGTACTCCAACTTCGGACTCACGGTCGGCGGCGAAGCGGTCGCCGCCTCGCGCGGGCAGACGTGGGCGGAGACCGCGGAGGAACTGCTGTTCGTGCCGCTCGGAATGACGTCGACGACCACCGTTCACGACGACTACCTCGCCGCGGACGACCGCGCGGCGATGCACGCGCGAACCGGGGAAGGCCAGTACGAGCAATTGTTCGACCGGAACGCGGATGCCGAGGCTCCGGCCGGTGGTGTCGCCTCGACTGCCGGCGACATCGCGAAGTGGATGACGATGGTGCTCGCCGACGGAGAGGTCGACGGCGTGGAGTTCATCGATCCGCTCGTGCTCGCAAAGACCTATTCCGCCCATTCGATCACTGGCGGCGACGCCAAGAACCTGACATCGCGCACGTCGCACTACGGGTTCGGCACGAACGTCGGCACCACTGTGACCGGCCGTGTGAACATCAACCACTCCGGCGCATTCGGGTGGGGCGCATCCACGAACGCCACGATGATCCCCGACCTGAACCTCGGCATCGTGGTGCTCACCAACGGTGCCCCCGCGGGAGTTCCCGAGGCGATCGTCTCGGAGTTCCTCGACCTCGTGCAGTTCGGTGAAGAGACGCGACCCTGGTTGGACTTCTGGTCACCCATCTTCGCGCCTTTCGCCGACCCGGCGGGCGACCTCGTCGGGGAAGACCCTCCCGCGGATGCCGCGGCAGCAGGTCCGGCGGCGGACTACGTCGGCACATACGCGAGCCCCTACTTCGGCGACTTCGTCGTGAGCGAGGAGAACGGAACGCTCACGGGGGCGCTCGGACCCGATGGCGGCTACACGTTCGAGATCGATCCGTGGAACGGGGACACGCTGTCGTTCGTGCCGACGGGGGAGAACGCGCTCCCCGGGTCGCTCTCGTCGGCGGTCTTCGTCCGCGAGGGCGATCAGATCACGGGCGTCACCCTGACGTACTTCAATGTCTTCCCCGGGCCTGGTCAGGAACCGAACGGGCTCGGCGTCTTCACGCGTACGAGCTGA
- a CDS encoding MFS transporter, producing MTSTGDVLRVPSFALFWSAATLRMFGTTIAGVGVQVLMVTVLQATPVEISVLSALSVVPYLFLGLVVGALMDRWRRQRTLVLTSVGRAIALGSIAALVLLDALTIWSLGAAILVLGVLTLFADSAAQPFLPHVVPRRSLVRANARLGQSETVAATAGPALGGALFNLLGAPILFAIDAVISAVAAVLQARIRVTETAAPRRVQGRHLGREIVEGMRYTYRHRMLLPLALSVHVWFLANSIVVTVFAVFVLRELHLPAWAFGIALACAGLGGFLGAVFAPRIGDRFGAGRAILLGRALVVFPWLALAVLPIDAETSLGVLIVVVSSAQFVYGLSMGIEDANDIGYRQAVAPDEIQGRMNSTIRTTNRVIFFFGALLAGVLATYLGYHVTLGVAASVFAIAALVVAVSPLRNARHGDADLAV from the coding sequence GTGACGTCCACCGGCGACGTGCTGCGCGTCCCCTCCTTCGCGCTCTTCTGGAGTGCCGCCACGCTCCGCATGTTCGGCACGACCATCGCGGGGGTCGGGGTACAGGTCCTCATGGTGACGGTCCTGCAGGCGACGCCGGTCGAGATCAGTGTGCTCAGCGCGCTCAGCGTCGTGCCCTATCTCTTCCTCGGCCTGGTCGTCGGCGCGCTGATGGACCGATGGCGGCGACAGCGCACGCTCGTGCTCACGAGTGTCGGACGCGCGATCGCCCTCGGATCGATCGCCGCCCTGGTGCTCCTCGACGCGCTCACGATCTGGTCGCTGGGGGCCGCGATCCTCGTTCTCGGTGTCTTGACGCTCTTCGCTGATTCGGCTGCCCAGCCCTTCCTGCCTCATGTCGTCCCCCGCCGCTCTCTCGTGCGAGCCAACGCGCGGCTCGGACAGAGCGAAACCGTCGCCGCGACGGCCGGACCCGCGCTCGGCGGGGCGCTGTTCAACCTCCTCGGAGCCCCGATCCTGTTCGCCATCGACGCCGTCATCAGCGCGGTCGCAGCGGTGCTGCAGGCCCGCATCAGGGTGACGGAGACCGCAGCGCCGCGTCGTGTTCAGGGCCGCCACCTCGGACGCGAGATCGTCGAAGGGATGCGGTACACCTATCGGCACCGGATGCTTCTTCCGCTCGCGCTGTCGGTGCACGTCTGGTTCCTCGCGAACAGCATCGTGGTGACCGTGTTCGCGGTGTTCGTCCTTCGTGAACTGCACCTTCCTGCGTGGGCATTCGGTATCGCTCTGGCGTGCGCCGGTCTCGGCGGCTTCCTCGGTGCCGTCTTCGCGCCGCGGATCGGCGACCGGTTCGGCGCAGGTCGAGCGATCCTCCTGGGGCGGGCGCTCGTCGTCTTTCCCTGGCTCGCGCTCGCGGTGTTGCCCATCGACGCGGAGACGAGCCTCGGCGTTCTCATCGTCGTCGTCTCGAGCGCGCAGTTCGTGTACGGGCTGTCGATGGGGATCGAGGATGCCAATGACATCGGCTACCGGCAGGCGGTTGCGCCCGACGAGATCCAGGGCCGAATGAACTCGACCATCCGCACGACGAACCGCGTCATCTTCTTCTTCGGCGCGCTGCTCGCGGGCGTGCTCGCGACGTACCTCGGCTATCACGTGACGCTCGGGGTCGCGGCATCCGTCTTCGCGATCGCCGCGCTCGTCGTTGCGGTGTCCCCGCTACGAAACGCCCGACACGGAGACGCCGACCTCGCCGTCTGA